A DNA window from Cloacibacillus sp. An23 contains the following coding sequences:
- a CDS encoding tripartite tricarboxylate transporter substrate binding protein, producing MKKLLGILALALLMISSNGIAKAYADAVSDYPKKEITIVVPWNPGGTNDLMARAMQPVFKKMYDVDIVVKNVPGGGSAVGILEAQNARPDGYTLGIATSSYIALVAQGRVAAPLDSAANMMGIAEEPVCMVIKNNGKYASAQDVINAAKAASGQISVGIPGSNNVNQAYATLLQEKIGAQFNFIAFDGGSRVVAELIGGHVDCGILKPSEVMNQIKAGELKIVGVFNKNGIPLLPEVPTFESLGYDVFRLGNIQQMAYLMGPKKIDPAIQAKIVEMFTGVIKSDDYKKFADSVGIVINPISGEEFVEYFKEVSEGLEKASKDIFTK from the coding sequence ATGAAAAAGTTACTTGGAATCTTGGCGCTTGCGTTGCTCATGATCTCCTCCAACGGCATTGCAAAAGCTTATGCTGACGCCGTTTCGGACTATCCGAAAAAAGAAATTACTATCGTGGTGCCTTGGAACCCCGGCGGGACAAACGACTTAATGGCCCGCGCTATGCAGCCTGTCTTCAAAAAAATGTACGATGTGGATATCGTAGTCAAAAACGTCCCCGGCGGCGGCTCCGCGGTCGGCATATTAGAGGCTCAGAACGCACGCCCTGACGGATATACGCTCGGCATAGCGACCAGTTCATACATCGCGCTCGTCGCTCAGGGAAGAGTCGCGGCTCCGCTTGATTCCGCCGCAAACATGATGGGGATCGCAGAAGAACCCGTGTGCATGGTCATCAAAAACAACGGAAAGTACGCTTCTGCACAGGACGTTATCAACGCGGCAAAAGCAGCGTCGGGGCAAATCTCGGTCGGCATCCCCGGTTCCAATAACGTAAACCAGGCATACGCTACTCTGCTGCAGGAAAAGATAGGAGCCCAATTCAACTTTATAGCTTTCGACGGTGGGTCACGCGTCGTTGCCGAGCTTATCGGAGGACACGTCGACTGCGGAATCCTAAAGCCCAGCGAAGTAATGAACCAGATCAAAGCCGGAGAGCTCAAGATCGTCGGTGTCTTCAACAAAAACGGCATTCCTCTTTTGCCGGAAGTTCCGACGTTTGAGTCCCTAGGATATGACGTATTTAGGCTTGGAAATATCCAGCAGATGGCCTACCTGATGGGCCCGAAGAAGATCGATCCGGCAATTCAGGCTAAAATCGTAGAAATGTTTACAGGAGTAATAAAGTCTGACGATTATAAGAAATTTGCAGACTCCGTTGGAATAGTCATAAATCCGATTTCCGGAGAAGAATTCGTGGAATACTTTAAAGAAGTCAGCGAAGGCCTGGAAAAAGCGAGCAAAGACATATTTACAAAATAA
- a CDS encoding GntR family transcriptional regulator: protein MNNAEQITSKTRSDFIYERLKEDIVNLYYKPGEKLSEAKIAERYGVSRDSTRKGITRLAQEGLLISRPQYGTIVCELSVKQGKDVCDIRLLLETYAVRLAVENIDPSISAKLMEDYQRLWKKLDDDSPETVNAIYDLDDRMHNAIYNACGNEMVPQIIHSYSPIIRRIQVANMMGHNERKRGTMSEMGNIIAALVDRDVKAAEAAMYVHINNIKKTVEKNTD, encoded by the coding sequence ATGAACAACGCTGAACAAATCACAAGCAAGACTCGGTCGGACTTTATCTATGAACGTTTGAAAGAGGACATCGTAAATCTATATTATAAACCTGGGGAAAAGTTATCAGAAGCTAAGATCGCGGAGCGGTACGGCGTCAGCAGAGACTCTACACGCAAGGGAATCACCCGGCTTGCGCAGGAGGGGCTTTTGATAAGCCGCCCGCAATACGGGACTATCGTATGCGAGCTCTCCGTGAAACAAGGCAAAGACGTCTGCGACATCAGGCTCCTGTTGGAAACGTATGCGGTGAGATTAGCTGTAGAAAACATAGATCCATCAATCTCAGCAAAATTAATGGAGGATTATCAACGGTTATGGAAAAAACTTGACGACGATTCACCGGAGACGGTAAACGCGATTTATGACCTTGACGACAGAATGCACAACGCTATTTACAACGCGTGCGGCAACGAGATGGTCCCACAGATAATTCATTCTTATTCACCCATCATAAGGCGTATACAAGTCGCCAACATGATGGGACATAACGAAAGAAAGCGCGGGACTATGTCTGAAATGGGGAACATTATCGCGGCGTTGGTCGATAGAGACGTAAAGGCGGCGGAAGCTGCAATGTACGTCCACATCAACAACATTAAGAAAACTGTAGAGAAAAATACAGATTAA
- a CDS encoding tripartite tricarboxylate transporter TctB family protein has protein sequence MNARKSAFFFENVVLSMLFAVFAYLLYIAKTSPSYSSGGDTASMTFPSWIFIITMLLCALKLFINYIAGKKSTGGTEAGKTHIKVYITLLSIIIYAFCWNLAGFSISTVVFVAFVSQMLRPSCSMPKTFITALGVAVFMNIVFGMFFKVDFPEPLLEYFLY, from the coding sequence ATGAACGCAAGAAAAAGTGCATTCTTCTTTGAAAATGTCGTATTGAGTATGTTGTTTGCCGTATTCGCTTACTTATTATACATAGCGAAGACAAGTCCATCCTATTCCAGCGGCGGCGACACGGCATCGATGACGTTTCCGAGCTGGATATTCATCATAACGATGCTGCTCTGCGCCCTAAAGCTGTTTATAAATTATATAGCAGGCAAGAAAAGTACCGGCGGCACCGAAGCCGGTAAGACACACATAAAAGTATACATAACCCTCCTATCTATCATAATCTATGCCTTCTGCTGGAACTTGGCCGGATTCAGCATCAGCACCGTGGTTTTTGTAGCTTTTGTCTCCCAGATGCTTCGTCCGTCATGTTCCATGCCCAAAACATTTATTACGGCGCTCGGCGTCGCCGTATTCATGAACATAGTATTTGGTATGTTTTTCAAAGTCGATTTCCCGGAACCTCTGCTTGAGTATTTCCTTTACTAA